The genomic DNA GGGCGGGCGGTGGTTTTGTCGAATACCGCTTCCCGCGGCCGGGGTCGGAAGCGTCGCTGCCCAAGATCAGCTATGCCGCCCATGACCCGGAATGGGGCTGGCTGATGTTCACGGGCCTTTATGTGGACGACGTCGACGCGGCGTTCCGCGCCACGCTGTGGCGCCAGGGCGGCGTGACGCTGTTGCTGCTGGTGCTGCTGCTGGCGGCGGCGCTGCGGTTCTTCCGGTCGCACATCATTCGTCCGCTCGATGAAGCGGTGACGGTCTGTGAACGCGTGGCGCATGGCGATCTGTCGAGCATCGTTTCGCGCCATCATCGCGGCGAAATCGGCCGGTTGTTCGATGCCATGGCGCTGATGCAGGAGCGGCTGGACGTGGCGGTGCGCAGCATCGTCCATTCCACCGGTTCGATCGCGGCCGCATCGCGCCAGATCGCCGCGGGCAGCATGGATTTGCACGACCGCACCGAGAAGCAGGCGGCGGCACTGGAGCAGACCGCGGCCAGCGTCGAACAGATCACCGCGACCGCCAGGCAGAGCGCCGATCACGTGCAGCAGGTGAGCGCGCTGGCGGGCGAATCGGCGCAGCTGGCGCGCCAGGGCAGCGAAGAAACCCAGCACGCGATCGACGCGATGCACGAGATCTCGCAAAGCTCGCAGCGGATCGACGAGATCATCCGCCTGATCGACGAAATCGCTTTCCAGACCAATATCCTGGCGCTCAATGCCGCCGTGGAGGCCGCGCGCGCCGGCGAGCAGGGCCGCGGGTTCGCGGTGGTGGCAGGCGAAGTGCGGGCGCTGGCGCAACGCTCGGCCACCGCCGCCAAGGAGATCAAGACCCTGATCGAGGCATCGTCGGATTCGGTGGCGCGCGGTAGCCAGCGGGTGGAACAGGCCAGCGCCACCATGGGCAGCGTGCTGCAATCGGCCGCGACCAGCGCGCCGTTGATGGGCGAGATCGCCACCGCGTCGGCCGAGCAGAGCGTGGGCATCGAACAGATCAACCAGGCGGTGACGCACCTGGACAGCGTGACGCAGCAGAATGCGGCGCTGGTCGAGGAGTTCGCCGCGTCCGCCGCCACGCTGCACGATCAGGCCGACGACCTGGCGCGCGCGGTGGCGGTGTTCAAGCTGTCTGCAGCCTACTAGGCGACCCCTGCACCACGCTCATCGCGCGTTGCAGGCGTGGCGTCAGTTCGCGGCTGGCGCTGGTCATGGGCAGGCGCAGTTCGTCGGCGATCAGGCCCTGCAGCGCCAAAGCCCGTTTGATCGGCGCCGGGTTGGGTTCGGCGAACAGCAGGCGGGCCAGGCCGCGCAGCGGCTCGAACAGCTCGCGCGCGGCCTCGGCGTGGCCGTCGCGCGCCAGCTGCATGACCTCGACGAAGCGGTCGGGGAACAGATGGGCGGCGGCGGGGATGGCGCCGCGTCCGCCGGCCAGAAAATGGTCGGGCAGCGCCAGGTCTTCGCCGCACAGCGCCTCGAGATGGCCGCGCGCGTTCAACGCCATCAGCGCGGCCGGATTGCATTCCTTGACCGCGCGCAGATTGGGCAGCAGCGCCAGCGATTCCATGGTCTCGACGGTCATGGAGACGCCGGCGCGCTTGGGAATGTTGTAGAGGATGATGGGGCGTTCGGTGGCCCAGGCGATCTGCCGGTAGTGCCACAGGATGCCCTGCTGCGACGGGCCGAGGTAGTAGGGCGGCGGCACCAGGTAGCCGGCGGGGGCGTACTTGTCCAGGCGGCGGATGGCGGCGGCCACGCCGCGCGTGTCGACGCCGCCGGCGCCGAACACCAGCGGCAGCGCGTGCGGATCGCGGCGGATGGCCTCGATCATCTCGATCTTCTCGGGGATGGACAGCAGGTTGCCTTCGCCGGTGGAGCCGAACAGCACCAGGCCGGCAATGCCGGCATTGCGGTAGTAGCGCGCCAGGGCCTGGGCGGCCTCGCAATCGACGTACCCGCCGCGCATCGGCGTGACCATCGGCAGCCAGATGCCGGGGAACGTGGCTTGGACCGAGGTATCCATGGCTCACTGCACCGTGATCGCGGCGGCCGGGCGCAGCGGGCCGAACTCGGCCTGGGGCAGGCCACACATCACCGCGTGCATCAGGGCATCGACCTGGCCGCGATCGCATTGCAGCTGCAGGATGCTCTGGCCATGCGCATGATCCACCGACAGCACGTAGACGCCGATGCGCTCGCCCAGTTCGCGGTGCAGCGCCAGCCGTACCTTCAGGGCGTCCAGGGTGTCGATCCTGACGGTCAGGGCAACCATCTCCGCGGGCCGCGGCGCATGGGCCGGGGCGGGGCGATCAAACGAGGCGCGCGTGCTGCGTTCTTGGCGGGGAATCATGGTGTCTGGCGGGGCGGCGGCCGTGCTGGCTGGCGCGTATCCGGTTGGTTGATGACGATTCCACTATAGAAAGCGGGCCGTAAAACCTGCCGATAAATGCGGGCGCGAAGCGTAAAAAGCGCGTCAACGCCCGGGCGCGTCAGAACGTCTTGGTCAGCGACAGCAGGCCGGTGGCGCGGCCCATGTAGCGGCCGCGGCTATTGGTGTAGACCGCGCGGTCGGCATTGGTGTCGATATAGGCGACCGAGATGGCCAGGCCCTGGCCGAAGTCCTTGGTCAGGCCCAGCTTCCAGTCGGTGTAGGCGCCGTCGGTGAGGTTGCGGACCGTCTGGCGGCCGACGTGGGCGTTGACGGTCAGGCCCCAGAAACCGGTGTCGAAGTTGCCGCTCAGGTCGAAGTACTGGCTGTACTTGCTGTCGGCGAAGCCGAACAGGTTGGTCATGGCGACGGAATACTTGAACATGACCGGGCCGTAACCCACGCCGGCGTACAGTTCGGTGGTGTCTGGGCTGGTGTAGCCGGAGGGGTAGTCGCCCGGGTAGTAATACTGCAGCACGCCCAGGTCGAACGGCACGTCCGCCGCCAGGTTGCCCTTGTAGCCGCCGTAGAAGTCCATTTCCACTGGCGCCGACACATCGCTGTTGCCGTCATTGAGCCAGCTGACGCTGGAGTTCCAGTTGCCCAGGTACAGGCCGCTGGCATGGGTGAAATCGAAGCCGCCCTGGATGGCGGGCTTGTTGTTGGTCTGCATCAGGCCGCGGTAGCGGTACTGGCTGGCCAGGGTGACGTTGGCGGTCAGCGTGTACTCGGGGGCGTCGGCGGTGGCGCTGTCGGCGGCATGCGCAGGGGCGGCCAGGGCCACCAGCGCAAGCGCGGCCAGGGTGTTGCGGGACATGGGATTCTCCTGTGTTGGACGGGATCGCCAAGATAGGAGAAGCGGCGTAAACGGCGAGACAAGACTTACGTGGCCGGCGTAAAAGGCGCATCAATGATGATGGGTGTAGTGCGCGCCCGCGCCCGGCACGGCGCCGCCACGTTCAGTTCAGCGCGCCCGCGCCTAGCCGGCGAAGCGGTAGCCCACGCCGATTTCGGTCAGCAGATAGACCGGCTGGGCCGGATCCGCTTCGAGTTTCTGCCGCAGGTGGCCCATGTAGATGCGCAGGTAGTGATTGCTTTCCACGTGCGAAGGCCCCCAGACCTCGCGCAGCAGTTCGCGGTGGGTCATGACCTTGCCGCGATGGGCCAGCAGCGCGGCCAGCAGGCGGTATTCCATCGCGGTCAGGTGCACGTGCTGGCCGCCGCGCTCGACCACGCGCCTGGCGAAGTCGACGCGCACGTCGCCGAAGCTGATCTCGGCGGCGCTGCCGGCGCCGCCGCGGGCATGGCGCCGCAGCAGCACGCGCAGCCGCGCCAGCAGTTCGCTGACGCCGAATGGCTTGGTGAGGTAGTCGTCGGCGCCGGCGTCCAGCGCCGCCACCTTGTCGGCCTCGGCGGTGCGCGCCGACAGCACCAGCACCGGCACTTCGGTCCAGCCGCGCAGTTCGCGGATAAGGGTCATGCCGTCTTCATCCGGCAGGCCCAGGTCCAGCACCACGGCGTCGGGCTGGCGCGTGCCGGCCTCGATCAGGCCGCGCTTGACGGTGTCGGCTTCGTACACGGCACAGCCTTCGCTCTCGAGGGCCTGGCGCACGAAGCGGCGGATATTGGCGTCGTCCTCGATGATGAGGATGGTGGGCTGAAAGTCGAACATGCGATGGGCTCAGGCGATTTCAGGTTGGATCGGGGGCGGCGTGCCCAACGGCAGGGTGAAGACGAACTGCGCGCCGCTGGACTGGCCCGGCGCGTGTTCGACCCAGATGCGGCCGTGGTGGGCGCTGACGATGGCTTCGCACACGGCCAGGCCGAGGCCGACGCCGGGCGTGGCGGATTCGCGTTCGCCGCGGGTGAATTTCTCGAAGATGCGGCGTTCGGCGCCGGGGGCCACGCCGGGGCCGTTGTCGCACACCGCGACACGCAGCTCGCCGTCCTGCGCCGTGGCATGCAGGCGGATGGCGCTGCCGGCCGGGGTGTACTTGGCGGCGTTCTCCAGCAGGTTGCACAGCACTCGCTCGATCAGCACGCCGTCGCATTCGACCAGCGGCAGGCCGGAAAGGCTGTCGACCGAGATCCGATGCGATGCCAGCGGCTCGCGCATGGCGGCCAGCGAGGCGCCGACCAGTTCCTCGATCGACTGCCACTCCAGCCGCAGCGGCGTGTCGCGGCTCTGCAGCCGCGCCATGTCCAGCAGGTTGGCGACCAGCGCGTGCATGCGCTGGGCCTGGTCGCGCATGGCGCGGATGGTGTCCTGGATGTCGGCCGGCAGCGCGTCCTGGCGCCGCATCAGCGTGTCGGTCATGCCGACCAGGCTGGTGAGCGGGGTGCGCAGGTCGTGCGAGACCGCCGCCAGCAGCGAGTTGCGCAGCTTTTCGGATTCCATGCTGACCAGCGCCTGCTGCGCCACTTCCACGTAGTGCAATCGTTCCAGGGCGATGGCGATGAGCGTGGCGTAGGCCTCGATCTGGCGGCGCGAGTCGGGCTGCGAGAACAGGCTGCGACGCGGCGCCGCCAACGCCAGCACGCCACGGGTACGCATCGGCGCCTTCAGCGGCAGGTACAGCAGGTCGCTGTTGGACAGCGTGGCGGTGCCGGCGCCGGCCGGCTGGCCGTGGTCGTAGACCCACTGGGCCAGCGCCGATTCCAGCGGCGGCATGTCCGCGGCGGCGGGCGAGGCCAGCTTGAGGCGATCGTCCAGTCCCAGGATGTAGAGCGCGCAGCGCGAGCCGAAGGTGGCGTGCACGAAGGCGCCGGCGGACGCGACGATCTGCTCGGGCAGCAGCGCCGAGGACAGCTCGCGCGCGAATTCATACAGGCTGCGCGCGTCGGCCTCGCGCTTGACCGAGGCCTGCGCCTGCAGCCGCAGGCCGGCGGTGAGCTGGCCGATCAGCAGGCCCACGGCCAGCAGCACGCCGAAGGTCAGCAGGTACTGCACGTCCGAGACCGCGAAGGAGGCCAGCGGTTGCACGAAGAAGAAATCGAACAATCCCACGCTGACAATGGAGGCCAGGGCGGCCGGACCGCGCCCATGGCGCAACGCCACCGCCACCACCGCCAGCAGGAACAGCATGACGATGTTGGTCTGGTGCAGCGCCGGAAAGGCCAGCGCCGACAGCGCGGTGGCCACCGCGCAATAGCACAGCGCCCAGGCGTAGCCGGCCAGCGCCAGCGGGCCTCGTTCGTCGGCCGCCTGGCGGCCGCGGCGGCCCAGCGTCAGCGGATCGCGGCCGGGCGCGCTGCTGGCGGGCAAGGGCGGCGCGCCCAGGCGGATGATGTCGATCTCGGGGCAGCCCGCGGCCAGCATGTCGGCAAAACTGTGGCGGCGCCACAGCCAGCCCGGGCTGATGGCCGCCGTCAGCAGCGCCGACAGCGACAGGCGCAGGCGCTGCAGGCCGCTGGCGCGGGTGCGGCCGATGATGGCCTTGGTGATGTTGTGGCGGCGCACGTAGCGCACCACCGCGTCGACCATGTCGCCGCCAGCCAGGGTTTCGCAGCGCGCGCCGAGCGAATCGGCCAGGGCCAGGCTGCGTTGCAGCCGTTCCTGCTCGGCCTGCGGCGGCGGCGCGGCGCGCGGCGCGTCGATGGTGACGACGTGCAGGTCGCATTCCAGCTGCTGGCTGAGCCGATGGGCGCTGCGGATCACGTAGTCGGCGTCGGCATCGGAGCCGATGCAGGCCACCACCGCTTCGCGGGTGCGCCAGACGGGTTCGATGGCGCGGTCGCGGCGGTAGGCCTGGACGTCGTCGTCGACGTGGTCTGCGGTGCGGCGCAGCGCCAGTTCGCGCAGCGCGATCAGGTTGCCCTTGCGGAAGAAATTGCGGGTGGCGTGGCGCGCCTGCTCGGGCAGGTAGACCTTGCCTTCCTTCAGGCGGCGCAGCAGTTCGTCGGCGGAAAGATCGACCAGGATGACTTCGTCGGCGGCATCGAAGACCTCGTCGGGCACGGTCTCCCAGACCCGCACGCCGGTGATGCTGCCGACGGCCTCGTTGAGGCTGTCCAGGTGCTGCACGTTGAGCGTGGTCCAGACGTCGATGCCGGCCGCCAGCAGTTCCTGGATGTCCTGCCAGCGCTTGGCGTGGCGCGAGCCGGGCGCGTTGGAATGGGCCAGCTCGTCGACCAGCACCAGGTCGGGATGGGCATCGAGCGCGCCGTCCAGGTCGAATTCCTTGAGCGTGTGGCCGCGGTAGACGACGTCCTTGAGCGGCAGGGTCGCCACGCCCTCGAGCAGGGCGGCGGTTTCGCGCCGGCCGTGCGTTTCGACGATGCCGGCCAGTACACGGGCGCCTTGCGCCGCCTGCGCGCGCGCGGCCACCAGCATGGCGTAGGTCTTGCCGACGCCGGCGGACGAGCCGAAGTAGACCCGCAACTTGCCGCGCACCGCCTGGCGCGCGGCATCGTCGAGGTCTTTCAAGAGCGCGTCCGGATCGGGACGCTCGCCAGCATTGTCAGCCATGAACGCGCAAGTGAAGGAGGGAAACGGCTGGCAATACTATACGCCGGCGCGTCATTGCACCGGCGCCAGTTGGTCCAGCGCCAGATTCAGCTTGAGCACGTTGACGACCGGGTCGCCCAGCACGCCCAGCCAGGGCTTGCTGGTATGGGCTGCTATCAGGGCGTCGACCTTTTCCCGCGGCAGGTGGCGGGCACGGGCCACGCGCGCGGCCTGGTAGGCCGCGGCCGCCGGACTGATGTGCGGGTCCAGGCCGCTGCCCGAGGCGGTGACCAGGTCCACCGGCACCGGCGTGGGGTTGTCGGGATCGGCCGCCTTGAGGGCGGCGATCCGCGCCTGGATCGCTTCGGCCAGCGCCGGATTGCGCGGGCCCAGGTTCGAGCCGCCGGAGTTGGCGCCGTTGTACGGCATCGGCGAAGTGGCCGAGGGCCGGCCCCAGAAGTACTGCGGCGCGCTGAACGATTGGCCGATCCATTCCGAGCCGACCACCTTGTCGCCCTGGCGGATCAGCGAGCCGGAGGCCTCGTGAGGAAACACGGCGGCGGCGATGCCGGTGGTCAGGAACGGATAGGCCAGGCCGGTCACCAGGGACAGGGCGGCGAAGACCACCAGCGCGGGGCGCAGGATGCCGCCTTGGCGCGGCAGGGGAAGAGCTTGTTTCATGACGGGTTCCTTCGTAATGGCGGGCGCGGGTCAGACCCAGCCCAGAGCGGCCAGCACCATGTCGATCAGCTTGATGCCGGCGAACGGCACCAGCAGGCCGCCCAGTCCGTAGATGAGGAGATTGCGGCGCAGCAGGACCGAGGCGCCCAGCGGCCGATAGCGCACGCCCTTGAGCGCCAGCGGGATCAGCACGATGATGATGAGCGCGTTGAAGATGACGGCCGACAGGATGGCCGAGGCCGGCGTGGCCAGGCCCATGATGTTCAGCAGGTTCAGCTGCGGATACACCGTGGCGAAGGCGGCCGGGATGATGGCGAAGTACTTCGCCACGTCGTTGGCGATGCTGAAGGTGGTGAGCGCGCCGCGCGTCATCAGCATCTGCTTGCCGATCTCGACGATCTCGATGAGCTTGGTGGGGTTGGAGTCCAGGTCCACCATGTTGCCGGCTTCCTTGGCGGCCTGCGTGCCCGAGTTCATCGCCACCGCCACGTCGGCCTGCGCCAGCGCCGGCGCGTCGTTGGTGCCGTCGCCGGTCATCGCCACCAGGCGGCCTTCGCCCTGGTAGGCGCGGATCAGCTTGAGCTTGGCTTCCGGCGTGGCTTCGGCCAGGAAGTCGTCGACACCCGCTTCGGCGGCGATGGACGCGGCGGTGAGCTTGTTGTCGCCGGTGATCATGACCGTCTTGATGCCCATGCGGCGCAGCTCGGCGAAGCGCGACTGGATGTCGGGCTTGACGATGTCCTTGAGTTCGACCACGCCCAGCGCGCGGTTGCCGTCGCTGACCATCAGCGGCGTGCTGCCGCGGCGCGCCGCGTCCTCGGCCAGGCGCAGCACCTGCTCGGGCACGGTGGCATCCTGCGCGGCCAGCCAGGCGCGCACCGCGTCGACCGCGCCCTTGCGGATGACGCGATCCTTCAGGTTGACGCCGCTCATGCGGGTCTGCGCGGTGAAGGGCACGTATTCCGCGTCCGGGGCGCGCACGGCCGGGGCGTGGATGGCCTTGTCGGCCAGCGCCACGATGCTGCGGCCTTCCGGCGTTTCGTCGGCCAGCGAGGCCAGGCGCGCCGCATCCGCGAGTTCGCGCGGCGACACGCCGGGCGCGGGCAGGAAGGTCGAGGCCTGGCGGTTGCCGAAGGTGATGGTGCCGGTCTTGTCCAGCAGCAGCACGTCGACGTCGCCGGCGGCCTCCACCGCGCGGCCCGAGGTGGCGATGACGTTGGCGCCCATCATGCGGCTCATGCCCGCCACGCCGATGGCCGACAGCAGGCCGCCGATGGTGGTGGGGATCAGGCACACCAGCAGCGCCACCAGCACCGTGACCGTGACGGCGGTGCCGCCGCCCGCGGCCGAGACCGAGTAGATCGAGAATGGCATGAGCGTTGCCACCACCAGCAGGAACACCACCGTCAGGCCGACCAGCAGAATGGTCAACGCCAGTTCGTTGGGCGTCTTCTGGCGCTTGGCGCCTTCGACCATGGCGATCATGCGGTCCAGGAAGCTCTCGCCCGGATCGGCGGCGATGCGCACGAAGATCCAGTCGGACAGCACTCGCGTGCCGCCGGTGACCGAGGAGAAGTCGCCGCCGGATTCGCGGATGACGGGCGCCGATTCGCCGGTGATGGCGCTTTCGTCCACCGAGGCCACGCCGGCGATGACCTGGCCGTCGCCGGGAATGGTCTCGCCGGCTTGCACCAGCACCACGTCATTGCGGCGCAGCAGGCCGGACGCCTGCTTGACGGCCCGTTCGCGCCAGCGCGCCGGGTCGGCGGTGGCCGCGTCTTCGTCGCGAAAGCCCTTGAGCAGGCGCGCGTCGATGGTGGTGCGCAGGCCGCGCAGCGTGGCGGCCTGTTGCTTGCCGCGGCCTTCGGCCAGCGCTTCGGCGAAATTGGCGAACAGGACCGTGAACCACAACCATACCGTGATCGCGAGGATGAAGCCCGCCGGCGCCTCGGCCTGGCCGCGCAGCGCCATGATCCACAGGATGGTGGTCAGGATGCTGCCCACGTAGACCACGAACATCACGGGGTTCTTGAGCTGCGCCGCGGGCGAGAGCTTGCGCAGGCTGTCGACCACGGCGGGGCCGACCAGCGCGCCGGACCACATGCCGAACGTGCGTTCGTGCGGCGCGGCCGAGGGCGCGCGGGCGGCGCCGCCGCCGGCGCCTTGGGTTGGCATATCAATCTTGGCCATTTTCTTTCCTAGCCTGTTGCATTCAGGGTTGCAGGTGTTCCGCGACCGGGCCCAGGGCCAGCGCGGGCACATAAGTCAGGGCGCCCACCAGCAGCACCGCGCCGATCAGCAGCACGACGAAGAGGGGGCCCGTGGTGGGCATGCTGCCGGGCCCGGCGGGCAGGCGGCGCTTGGCCCCCAGCGAGCCGGCCATCGCCAGCACGGCAACGATGACGGCGAAGCGGCCGAACCACATCGCGGTTCCCAGCAGCACGTTGTAGAAGGGCGTGTTGGCCGAGAGGCCGGCGAAGGCGCTGCCGTTGTTGTTGGCGGCCGAGGACAGGGCGTACAGGACCTCGGAGAAGCCGTGGATGCCGGGGTTCAGCACGCCAGCCTGGCCGGCCGTCGCCGAGACCGCCAGCGCGGTGCCGCCCAGCACCAGCAGCGGCGTCGCCAGGATCACGATCGAGACCATCTTCATGTCGTAGGCCTCGATCTTCTTGCCCAGGTACTCGGGCGTGCGGCCGATCATCAGTCCGGCGATGAAGACGCCGAGGATGGCGAAGGCCAGCATGCCGTACAGGCCGGAGCCGACCCCGCCGTAGACCACCTCGCCCAATTGCATCAGCAGCATCGGCGTCAGGCCGCCCATGGCGTTGAGCGAATCGTGCATGCCGTTGACCGCTCCGCACGACGCCGCCGTGGTGACGGTGGCGAACAGCGAGGTGGCGGCGATGCCGAAGCGGGTTTCCTTGCCTTCCATGTTGCCGCCCGGCGAAAGCACGCTCATGGCGCTGTCGGCCCCGGCCTGCGCGGCCATCGGGTTGGGCTGTTGCTCGAAATAGGCGGCGCTCAGCGCGAACACGGCGAACAGCAGCGTCATGGCCGCGAGGATGGCGATGCCCTGGCGCCGGCTGCCCACCATTTCACCGAAGCTGAAGCACAGCGCCGCCGGGATCACCAGGATCGCCAGCATTTCCAGGAAGTTCGACAGCGCGGTCGGGTTCTCGAATGGATGGGCCGAGTTGGCGTTGAAGAAGCCGCCGCCGTTGGTGCCCAGCATCTTGATTGCCTCCTGCGAGGCGACCGGGCCCATGGCCAGCGTCTGCGTGCGGGTGATTGCCGGGTCGGTCACGGGCTGGCCCTTGGCGTCCAGCACCGGCTGGCCCTGGGCGTCGACGCGCGGCTGGTCATAGTGCAGGGCTTCGACCGTCTGCACTTCCTGGTAGTCGTTGAAGTTCTGCAGCACGCCCTGGCTCACCAGCGCCAGGGCCAGCACCAGCGACAGCGGCAGCAGCACGTACAGCGTGCAGCGCACCATGTCGGCCCAGAAGTTGCCCAGCGTGGCCGAACAGTGGCGCGCCAGTCCGCGGATCAGCGCGAACAGCACCGCGATGCCGGTGGCGGCCGAGACGAAGTTCTGCACCGTCAGCGCCAACATCTGCGTCAGGTAGCTCATGGTCGATTCGCCACCGTAGCCTTGCCAGTTGGTGTTGGCCACGAAGCTGATGGCGGTGTTGAGCGATGAGTCGGGCGAGACGGCGCCCATGCCGGCCGGGTTCAGCGGCAGCAGGCCCTGCAGGCGTTGCAGCGCATAGACCGCCACGATGCCCAGGATGTTGAAGGCCAGCACCGCCAGCGCGTAGCGCTTCCAGCCCATTTCGGCCTGCGGGTCGATGCCCGCCAGCCGATAGATGCCGCGTTCCAGCGGGCGGCCCCAGGCGGTCAGCCGGGATTGCCCGTTTTCCATGGCGATGCGGATGTAGCGCCCGAGAAAGGGCGCGATCGCGAGCAGGACCGCCAGGTACACGACCAGCAGTCCGACGAATTCGGCAGTCATCAGAACTTCTCCGGTTTGAACAGGGCGACCAGCAGGTACACGAACAGCAGCGCGGCCGTGAGGCCGCTCAGCCAGTAGAGCCAGCTCATGATTGCTCTCCCGAGGACAAGGCTTCGCAGAATCGGAGCAGGGCGTAGGTCAGCCCCGCCATGACGGCGAAGATCGCGATATAGATGGCATCCACGTTTTTCCTCCCGGGAGCCAGGCTCCCTTCGAACGACGAACCGGCGCGGCAAAGGGGATGCGGACCGCGCGGGCGTAGTGACCAATCAGGACACCGGCAGGTTACGGAGCGGGGGGTAAAAACGGGGTATAGCTTTGGCGGGGGGGTGTAAACGGAACGTAAAGACGCGCTGCCATAATCCCGGTCACGGATGCGCCGAGATGGCGCGACGCGGGTGCCCGGATCCGGGCGGCGGCGCGGGCGTTGTTGAGGCTGGCTCAAAACCGGGTGCGCCGCCCCCTTCCGGAAAGCGGTTTTGGGCGGGAAAAATCCCAATATTTAGAACAGAGATGCCAAAATGCACTGATGTGGTGCATGGAATATGTAAATGAATGCGCCGAATTAGGGCATTCCCCTAGTGTGGCATTCCCGCATCTGGTGCAGAATCTCTTCCCATGCAGGTGAGGAGACAAAGCCCTGCATGGGCAATTACCGGCGGCACCGGTACATAAAAAAGTAGCAGTACTCAAGAAAAGCAAAACGCACAACGGCTGGCACCAGGCAGTGCCGGCCGTTGTCGCATAAAAAGCCCGTATTTCGTCCAGCCAGGGTTTTCTAGCGCCGCGTTTCGCGATATTCCTCAGGTTTCGCTCACGCCAGCTATGCCGGAATCCCGCGTTTCCCCCGAGCCCACCCCGTCCCGCTATTGGCGTCGCAATGTGCGCCTGATCGCGCTGCTGGCGCTCGTCTGGGCAGCGCTGACGTTCATCCCCTCCTACTTTGCCCGAGGCCTGTCGTTCGATTTCATCGGCTGGCCGTTCTCGTTCTGGATGGCGGCCTACGGCGCCCCCTTGGCGTACCTCATCATCATCTGCATCTACGCCCGGATCATGAACCGCGCCGACCAACGCGGGGAAGAGGCCAAGGAGAACCGCTGATGCCGTTCGGCGGAGATACCCCGCAGCAATTCAGGATCCGGCTGCGCCGCATCTACGTGCTGTATACGGCCGGCTTCGCGTTGATGATCCTGCTGATGGCGCTGGCCGAGATCCTGGGCCTGCCGCGCAACTGGATCGGCTACGTCTTCCTGCTGGTGACCGTGAGCCTGTATGCCGGCATCGGCATCGTCTGCCGCACCTCGGACCAGGTGGAATACTACGTCGCCGGCCGGCGCGTGCCGGCCATCTACAACGGCATGGCGACCGCGGCCGACTGGATGTCGGTGGCCTCGTTCATCGGGGTCGCCGGCACGCTCTACCTGACGGGCTACGGCGGCCTAGCCTACATCATGGGATGGACCGGCGGCTATGTGCTGGTGGCGATGCTGCTGGCGCCGTACCTGCGCCGCTTCGGCCAATACACCATTCCCGACTTCATGGGCGCGCGCTATGGCGGCAACCTGCCGCGGCTGGCGGGCGTGGCCTGCGCCATTCTCTGTTCGTTCACCTATCTGGTGGCGCAGATCTACGGCGTGGGC from Achromobacter xylosoxidans includes the following:
- the kdpA gene encoding potassium-transporting ATPase subunit KdpA, translating into MTAEFVGLLVVYLAVLLAIAPFLGRYIRIAMENGQSRLTAWGRPLERGIYRLAGIDPQAEMGWKRYALAVLAFNILGIVAVYALQRLQGLLPLNPAGMGAVSPDSSLNTAISFVANTNWQGYGGESTMSYLTQMLALTVQNFVSAATGIAVLFALIRGLARHCSATLGNFWADMVRCTLYVLLPLSLVLALALVSQGVLQNFNDYQEVQTVEALHYDQPRVDAQGQPVLDAKGQPVTDPAITRTQTLAMGPVASQEAIKMLGTNGGGFFNANSAHPFENPTALSNFLEMLAILVIPAALCFSFGEMVGSRRQGIAILAAMTLLFAVFALSAAYFEQQPNPMAAQAGADSAMSVLSPGGNMEGKETRFGIAATSLFATVTTAASCGAVNGMHDSLNAMGGLTPMLLMQLGEVVYGGVGSGLYGMLAFAILGVFIAGLMIGRTPEYLGKKIEAYDMKMVSIVILATPLLVLGGTALAVSATAGQAGVLNPGIHGFSEVLYALSSAANNNGSAFAGLSANTPFYNVLLGTAMWFGRFAVIVAVLAMAGSLGAKRRLPAGPGSMPTTGPLFVVLLIGAVLLVGALTYVPALALGPVAEHLQP
- the kdpB gene encoding potassium-transporting ATPase subunit KdpB: MAKIDMPTQGAGGGAARAPSAAPHERTFGMWSGALVGPAVVDSLRKLSPAAQLKNPVMFVVYVGSILTTILWIMALRGQAEAPAGFILAITVWLWFTVLFANFAEALAEGRGKQQAATLRGLRTTIDARLLKGFRDEDAATADPARWRERAVKQASGLLRRNDVVLVQAGETIPGDGQVIAGVASVDESAITGESAPVIRESGGDFSSVTGGTRVLSDWIFVRIAADPGESFLDRMIAMVEGAKRQKTPNELALTILLVGLTVVFLLVVATLMPFSIYSVSAAGGGTAVTVTVLVALLVCLIPTTIGGLLSAIGVAGMSRMMGANVIATSGRAVEAAGDVDVLLLDKTGTITFGNRQASTFLPAPGVSPRELADAARLASLADETPEGRSIVALADKAIHAPAVRAPDAEYVPFTAQTRMSGVNLKDRVIRKGAVDAVRAWLAAQDATVPEQVLRLAEDAARRGSTPLMVSDGNRALGVVELKDIVKPDIQSRFAELRRMGIKTVMITGDNKLTAASIAAEAGVDDFLAEATPEAKLKLIRAYQGEGRLVAMTGDGTNDAPALAQADVAVAMNSGTQAAKEAGNMVDLDSNPTKLIEIVEIGKQMLMTRGALTTFSIANDVAKYFAIIPAAFATVYPQLNLLNIMGLATPASAILSAVIFNALIIIVLIPLALKGVRYRPLGASVLLRRNLLIYGLGGLLVPFAGIKLIDMVLAALGWV
- a CDS encoding DUF4212 domain-containing protein — protein: MPESRVSPEPTPSRYWRRNVRLIALLALVWAALTFIPSYFARGLSFDFIGWPFSFWMAAYGAPLAYLIIICIYARIMNRADQRGEEAKENR
- the kdpF gene encoding K(+)-transporting ATPase subunit F, with translation MSWLYWLSGLTAALLFVYLLVALFKPEKF